From a single Nostoc edaphicum CCNP1411 genomic region:
- a CDS encoding LuxR C-terminal-related transcriptional regulator, with product MIALTNTLVKKVSEPQQLDSIDLHDSKRADFLQEVIEGLEDGILILSQAGEVVHTNASAHRLCCQFNQDNCNENFVPPVIWDLCESLLSSRYLFSDKLIILSDEIVLDKSNVFRVRVRLLDLDGFEVPCLLVTIENQYESLKSLAITEVKKFDLTPREAEIWFLYRNNYSYKEIATKLYITINTVKKHMKNIHTKRQAYLAVE from the coding sequence ATGATCGCCCTAACAAACACATTAGTAAAAAAAGTATCTGAACCACAACAGCTAGATAGTATTGATTTACATGACTCGAAGCGGGCTGATTTTTTACAAGAAGTAATTGAAGGCTTAGAAGACGGTATATTAATTTTAAGCCAAGCAGGTGAAGTGGTTCATACTAATGCATCTGCTCATCGTCTTTGTTGTCAATTCAATCAAGATAATTGCAACGAAAATTTTGTACCGCCAGTCATCTGGGATCTTTGTGAATCCTTACTTAGCAGTCGGTATTTATTTTCTGATAAGCTCATCATTTTATCAGATGAGATTGTGCTGGATAAGTCAAATGTTTTTCGTGTTAGGGTGAGACTGCTAGATTTAGATGGGTTTGAAGTGCCTTGTTTGTTAGTGACTATCGAAAATCAGTATGAGTCCTTGAAAAGTTTAGCAATCACTGAAGTTAAAAAATTTGACTTGACGCCGCGAGAAGCTGAAATTTGGTTTCTCTATAGAAACAACTACAGCTACAAAGAAATTGCCACTAAGCTTTACATCACCATAAACACAGTGAAAAAGCACATGAAAAATATTCACACCAAGCGACAAGCATATCTTGCAGTTGAATAG
- a CDS encoding PAS domain S-box protein, which yields MLNINRLRLQDILKIPANSLVAKVASAIPILVGSLVLVGWWLGIEVLKRGFPGSPATMKVNTALCFVLCGLSLWLFLKAGEKRSSKERIIQNYPHNSTARNAKGGSLNRLTLLIARVCAIAVTTIAVLTLCQYVFGWNLGIDELVFRDSPTSIATSHPGRMGVNTALNFILVSVAVQILIHPKTHRSYWYAQILALVATLISFQALMGYAYKVQVLYGLAPYTTSMALHTAVLFLLLSISILWARAEQGFMRVVTGDTYGGLLARRLLVAAIAVPFVLGWLIVEGQRAEKYGPAFAVSLFAIILIVIFTILVWQSASVIERLSHQRDLAQEVVRTYEAKLGSFVDSNVIGILFGDVYGGIHNANDEYLRMIGYTREDLLAGRVSWSNITAPEYRYLDKQGVAEAQGNTNAACTPYEKEYIRKDGSRIPVLVGYVLLGENREESVAFILDLSDRKQAEAEQQKLVSLVENSSDFIGITTLEGQLLYINDAGQKLVGLASLDEARQKAVFDYVMPKDKAYLQEHILPTVLLQGRWQGEFGFRHLQTGQPIPVDYNIFTVTDKNTGQPIALATVTRNISEQKQAKEQILQLNRDLQRRITELQTLLDVIPIGIGIAEDPECQNIKVNPAFAKQLGISPSTNASLSAPSDERPTSFKIYREGRELSAEELPMQYSAAHGVEVLDFEIDVIHENGKLVKLLEYVAPLFDEDGKTRGCIGAFLDITERKQAEEILLNQHKWLEDVLNLMPRPLLFIEPGTARVTFANRSADELAGGEFPKGVPAAEYHTVYHYTDAAGDRIPNELMPGVRVALGERLDGLEVDWHTPTGVRSLLIFADTLPAMHGHPATCILVFQDISNLKEAEKALSLSYKRLKLLFDTANDLLSSQQPVVLIDSVYRKLADQIGLDVYFNYLVEDNSQVIRLGSYSGISPELAKEIESLAYGEAVCGTVAQECCAIALENVQQSTDPKTELLRSLGITAYYGYPLIAQGRLLGTLSFGSRTRLSFTENQKGMMQAVCDQIAIAMERASLIASLQLQTEQLQEANRMKDEFLGILSHELRSPLNAILGWAQLLQRSKLNETQMARATETIERNAKAQTQLIEDLLDISRMIRGKLRLNVRTCNLVSMIESSLETVSLAAQSKEIDLRFSLIPSKETPNLDCGLGINGENLESREAQSQSNERLENSKLAENPQFLVSGDFERLQQIIWNLLSNAIKFTPTGGRVEVQLSVVNGPEKPEKTDQKLVFGHGEWGMGHGEEATIAQCPMPQAAAGATSNTHKGIEFPAAFNKYAQIQVIDTGIGISPDFLPYVFDRFRQADSSSTRTYGGLGLGLAIVRHLVELHGGTVHADSPGKEQGATFTVKLPLLKSAPLHPSTPLPLCPSVSKHPSLLGVRVVVVDDQADTREFITTVLEQCQAEVKAVGSVPEALQVITQWKPDVIVSDIGMPQEDGYSLIRKLRSQPPELGGNIPAAALTAYARAEDRMRAIQEGYQLHLPKPIEAAELATVVASLVGRT from the coding sequence ATGTTAAACATTAACCGCTTGCGGCTGCAAGATATCTTGAAAATTCCTGCCAATTCACTTGTGGCCAAAGTCGCAAGTGCAATCCCCATTTTGGTTGGCAGTTTGGTACTAGTTGGCTGGTGGCTTGGCATTGAAGTTCTTAAGCGCGGCTTTCCCGGTAGTCCTGCCACAATGAAAGTCAACACAGCACTGTGTTTTGTACTTTGTGGTCTGTCGCTGTGGTTATTTTTAAAAGCAGGGGAGAAAAGAAGCAGCAAAGAAAGAATAATTCAAAATTACCCCCACAATTCCACAGCCCGCAATGCCAAAGGGGGTTCGTTGAACCGACTCACTTTGCTAATTGCCAGAGTCTGTGCAATAGCTGTCACCACAATCGCTGTCCTCACACTCTGTCAATACGTGTTTGGCTGGAATCTTGGTATTGACGAGCTGGTGTTCCGTGATTCGCCAACTAGCATAGCGACATCACATCCGGGGCGAATGGGGGTGAATACAGCACTGAACTTTATCCTGGTCAGCGTAGCTGTACAGATTTTGATTCATCCAAAAACCCACCGCAGTTATTGGTATGCCCAGATTCTTGCTCTGGTAGCTACTTTAATTTCCTTTCAGGCGCTCATGGGCTATGCCTACAAGGTGCAAGTTCTCTATGGACTTGCCCCTTATACAACATCAATGGCCTTACACACAGCAGTGTTGTTCCTTTTACTAAGTATAAGCATTCTATGGGCGCGGGCAGAACAGGGGTTCATGAGGGTAGTTACGGGTGATACTTATGGCGGCTTACTTGCACGTCGTTTATTAGTTGCCGCGATCGCAGTACCTTTTGTATTGGGGTGGTTAATTGTTGAAGGTCAAAGGGCAGAAAAGTATGGCCCGGCTTTTGCAGTGTCGCTATTTGCCATTATTCTAATTGTAATTTTTACTATTTTGGTTTGGCAAAGTGCGTCGGTTATTGAACGCCTCAGCCATCAACGCGATCTTGCCCAAGAAGTAGTGAGAACCTACGAAGCTAAACTGGGGAGTTTCGTAGATTCTAACGTCATCGGGATTCTGTTTGGCGATGTGTACGGTGGTATCCACAATGCAAACGACGAATATCTGAGGATGATTGGTTACACGCGCGAGGATTTGTTAGCAGGTAGGGTAAGTTGGAGCAATATCACAGCACCAGAGTATCGATACTTGGATAAGCAAGGTGTCGCCGAAGCACAAGGAAATACCAACGCTGCTTGTACGCCCTACGAGAAAGAATATATTCGCAAGGATGGTAGCCGCATCCCGGTTTTAGTTGGTTACGTGCTGCTAGGAGAAAACCGAGAAGAGTCAGTAGCATTTATCCTCGACTTAAGCGATCGCAAGCAAGCAGAAGCAGAGCAACAAAAATTAGTATCGCTGGTAGAAAATAGCTCTGACTTTATTGGTATAACCACCCTTGAGGGTCAATTACTTTACATCAACGATGCAGGTCAAAAGCTGGTAGGGCTTGCCAGTCTTGACGAGGCGAGGCAAAAAGCAGTATTCGATTACGTTATGCCTAAAGACAAAGCCTATCTTCAAGAGCATATTCTGCCGACTGTGCTATTACAAGGGCGCTGGCAGGGTGAATTCGGCTTCCGGCATCTCCAGACAGGTCAACCAATACCAGTTGATTACAACATCTTCACTGTTACAGACAAAAATACAGGTCAGCCAATTGCCCTAGCAACTGTGACTCGCAACATCAGCGAGCAAAAACAGGCTAAGGAACAAATATTACAACTAAATAGGGATCTACAGCGTCGCATTACTGAGTTACAAACTTTGTTAGATGTAATCCCCATTGGAATTGGCATTGCCGAAGATCCAGAATGCCAAAATATCAAAGTCAATCCTGCTTTTGCCAAACAGTTGGGGATATCACCAAGTACAAATGCCTCCCTCAGTGCTCCCAGTGACGAAAGACCGACAAGCTTTAAAATCTACCGAGAAGGAAGGGAATTGTCAGCAGAGGAACTCCCGATGCAGTACTCTGCTGCTCATGGTGTCGAAGTTCTGGATTTTGAAATCGATGTCATCCATGAAAATGGAAAACTTGTCAAGCTGTTGGAGTATGTTGCACCCCTGTTTGACGAAGATGGTAAAACCAGAGGATGTATCGGTGCATTTTTGGATATTACGGAGCGCAAACAGGCAGAGGAAATACTTCTAAATCAGCACAAATGGCTAGAGGATGTTTTGAATCTGATGCCAAGACCCTTACTGTTTATCGAACCGGGAACGGCGCGGGTAACTTTTGCCAATCGCTCTGCTGACGAATTAGCTGGGGGTGAATTTCCCAAAGGTGTACCAGCGGCAGAGTATCACACAGTTTACCACTATACGGATGCGGCTGGCGATCGCATCCCCAATGAACTGATGCCAGGAGTGCGGGTTGCCCTTGGCGAACGTCTAGATGGTTTGGAGGTAGACTGGCATACTCCCACTGGTGTCCGCTCTCTACTGATATTTGCCGATACTCTGCCAGCAATGCACGGTCATCCAGCTACCTGTATCTTGGTGTTCCAAGATATCAGCAACCTCAAGGAGGCAGAAAAAGCACTCTCGTTAAGTTACAAAAGGCTAAAGCTACTATTCGACACAGCCAACGATTTACTATCGAGTCAGCAACCAGTAGTACTAATCGATAGTGTCTACCGAAAACTCGCAGACCAAATTGGTTTAGATGTTTACTTTAACTATTTGGTTGAGGATAACTCTCAGGTAATACGGTTGGGATCTTACAGTGGCATTTCCCCAGAACTGGCAAAGGAAATTGAGTCGTTGGCTTATGGTGAAGCGGTTTGTGGTACTGTAGCCCAGGAGTGTTGTGCAATAGCTCTAGAGAATGTCCAGCAATCAACTGACCCAAAAACAGAATTGCTTCGTTCTTTAGGCATTACTGCTTATTATGGTTATCCATTGATTGCCCAAGGACGGTTGCTGGGTACTCTTTCTTTTGGCAGCCGCACTCGGTTAAGCTTCACCGAAAATCAAAAGGGGATGATGCAAGCAGTGTGCGATCAAATAGCGATCGCAATGGAACGGGCTAGTTTAATTGCTTCTTTGCAACTACAAACTGAGCAGTTGCAAGAGGCCAACCGCATGAAGGATGAGTTTCTGGGGATATTGTCTCATGAGTTGCGATCGCCTCTCAACGCTATCCTTGGCTGGGCGCAATTACTGCAACGCAGCAAGCTTAATGAAACTCAAATGGCTAGGGCTACGGAGACAATTGAGCGCAATGCCAAAGCACAAACCCAGCTAATTGAAGACTTGCTGGATATATCGCGGATGATTAGAGGCAAGTTACGCCTCAATGTCCGCACTTGTAATTTGGTTTCCATGATTGAGTCGAGCCTAGAAACTGTTAGTCTAGCCGCCCAATCCAAGGAAATCGATTTGAGATTTTCTCTCATTCCTTCAAAAGAAACGCCAAATTTAGATTGCGGATTAGGAATCAATGGCGAAAATCTCGAATCAAGAGAAGCCCAATCCCAAAGCAATGAACGCTTAGAGAACAGCAAGCTTGCCGAAAATCCTCAATTTCTAGTTTCTGGGGATTTCGAGCGCTTACAGCAAATCATCTGGAATCTGCTATCCAATGCCATCAAATTCACACCCACAGGAGGACGGGTAGAAGTGCAATTGTCGGTGGTAAATGGCCCAGAAAAACCAGAGAAAACAGATCAAAAACTAGTTTTTGGGCATGGGGAATGGGGCATGGGGCATGGGGAAGAAGCTACCATTGCCCAATGCCCAATGCCCCAAGCGGCGGCGGGAGCAACCTCAAACACCCACAAGGGGATAGAGTTTCCCGCCGCTTTCAATAAATATGCCCAAATTCAGGTGATTGATACAGGCATTGGTATCAGTCCTGACTTTCTTCCTTACGTTTTTGATCGCTTTCGTCAAGCTGATAGTTCTAGCACTAGAACCTATGGTGGATTAGGACTAGGATTAGCGATCGTTCGTCATTTAGTAGAATTACATGGCGGTACTGTCCACGCAGATAGTCCGGGTAAAGAACAAGGAGCAACTTTTACAGTCAAACTACCACTTCTAAAGAGTGCCCCCCTCCATCCCTCTACCCCTCTGCCCCTTTGCCCCTCCGTCTCTAAGCACCCTTCCCTCCTTGGCGTGCGTGTGGTGGTTGTAGATGACCAAGCCGATACCCGTGAATTCATCACCACAGTCCTCGAACAGTGCCAAGCCGAAGTTAAGGCAGTAGGATCAGTTCCAGAAGCATTGCAGGTAATTACACAGTGGAAACCAGATGTTATAGTCAGCGACATCGGTATGCCCCAAGAGGATGGTTACTCTTTGATCCGCAAACTGCGATCGCAACCCCCAGAACTAGGGGGAAATATTCCCGCCGCAGCGTTGACAGCTTATGCTAGAGCAGAAGATCGGATGCGAGCTATACAAGAAGGTTATCAGCTACATTTACCTAAACCCATTGAGGCAGCTGAGTTAGCTACAGTAGTCGCTAGCCTTGTTGGACGGACTTAG
- a CDS encoding glycoside hydrolase family 31 protein, which produces MPQYFGKLPTTNQPWTTVSNVKAVTWDNNIINFDCGNSRLTLSVLAPNLIRVRFAPSGEFIPRRPWAVTLDDAEWATTPFVVQETEATVEIETSQIRVCVQREKCRIACFDKANRPFAQDADMGMGWRMGAVAGWKEIAADEHFYGFGERTGWLDKLSEVKTNWTTDALDYDALTDEMYQAIPFFMALRPQVSYGIFFNTTFWSQFDIGAEQPGIWKMETRGGELDYYIIYGPEPAQILKTYTQLTGRMPLPPKWALGYHQCRWSYESENVVRELAKEFRQRRIPCDVIHLDIDYMRGYRVFTWSPQRFPNPAKLISDLAKDGFKTVTIIDPGVKYEPEANYDVFDQGIEKDYFVRKADGALFHGYVWPEKAVFPDFLRPDVSNWWADLHKSLTDIGVAGIWNDMNEPAINDRPFGDDGEKIWFPLDAPQGGGGENSKFKIQNSKLRIDVTHTEVHNLYGLMMAKACYEGLQRHRSSERSFVLTRSGYAGVQRWSSVWMGDNQSLWEHLEMSLPMLCNMGLSGVAFVGCDIGGFAGNATAELFARWMQVGMLYPLMRGHSAMSTARHEPWVFGDRVEDICREYINLRYQLLPYIYTLFWEAVTTGAPILRPLLYHFPNDPKTYTLYDQVLLGASLMAAPIYRPGVEHRSVYLPAGTWYDWWSGDRYEGPIHILAHAPLERMPLYVRGGAIVPMQPVRQYVDQAPLDEIRLRIWTGNNEYQLFEDDGKTKEYQNTKFSSMKISVFTDISQIIVEIEAREGEWTPPPREVIVEVVGIGEQRFQDDGQHHTLQF; this is translated from the coding sequence ATGCCGCAATATTTCGGAAAACTACCCACAACGAATCAACCTTGGACAACAGTTAGCAATGTAAAAGCTGTAACCTGGGACAATAATATTATTAATTTTGACTGTGGCAACTCACGCCTTACCCTCAGCGTACTTGCTCCCAATTTAATCCGCGTGCGTTTCGCACCAAGCGGGGAATTTATACCTCGCCGCCCTTGGGCTGTGACGCTAGATGATGCAGAATGGGCGACAACGCCTTTTGTAGTACAGGAAACTGAAGCAACGGTAGAAATTGAAACATCACAGATTCGTGTGTGCGTTCAGCGGGAAAAATGTCGCATCGCCTGTTTCGACAAAGCTAATCGTCCCTTTGCCCAAGATGCAGATATGGGGATGGGTTGGCGGATGGGCGCAGTTGCAGGGTGGAAGGAAATTGCAGCCGACGAACATTTCTATGGCTTTGGTGAACGCACAGGCTGGCTGGATAAACTCAGCGAGGTAAAAACTAACTGGACAACGGATGCTTTAGATTATGATGCACTTACTGATGAAATGTACCAAGCAATTCCATTTTTTATGGCTTTGCGTCCGCAGGTAAGCTATGGCATCTTTTTCAACACTACTTTTTGGAGTCAGTTTGATATCGGTGCTGAACAACCAGGTATTTGGAAAATGGAGACTCGTGGCGGTGAATTGGATTATTACATTATCTACGGCCCCGAACCAGCCCAAATCCTGAAGACTTACACTCAGCTAACTGGGAGAATGCCGTTACCGCCGAAATGGGCGCTAGGTTATCATCAATGCCGCTGGAGTTACGAATCAGAAAACGTTGTGCGGGAATTAGCAAAGGAATTTCGCCAACGTCGCATTCCCTGCGATGTTATTCACTTAGATATTGACTATATGCGCGGCTATCGGGTGTTTACTTGGAGTCCTCAACGCTTCCCAAACCCGGCAAAACTTATTAGTGATTTAGCAAAGGATGGTTTTAAAACAGTCACAATCATTGATCCTGGTGTGAAGTATGAACCAGAAGCAAATTATGATGTTTTTGATCAAGGAATAGAAAAGGACTATTTTGTACGTAAAGCTGATGGTGCGTTGTTCCACGGCTATGTTTGGCCTGAGAAAGCTGTTTTTCCTGACTTTTTACGTCCTGATGTGTCTAACTGGTGGGCTGATTTACACAAAAGCCTAACTGATATTGGGGTGGCAGGAATTTGGAATGATATGAATGAACCTGCCATAAACGATCGCCCTTTCGGCGATGATGGTGAAAAGATTTGGTTTCCGCTAGATGCACCACAGGGGGGAGGGGGAGAGAATTCAAAATTCAAAATTCAAAATTCAAAATTAAGAATTGATGTGACTCATACAGAAGTGCATAACTTGTATGGGTTGATGATGGCTAAAGCTTGTTATGAAGGGTTGCAACGGCATCGAAGCTCAGAGCGATCGTTTGTGTTAACGCGATCGGGTTATGCTGGTGTGCAACGCTGGTCTTCTGTGTGGATGGGAGATAACCAATCGTTGTGGGAGCATTTAGAAATGTCTCTGCCGATGCTTTGCAACATGGGACTTTCGGGTGTAGCGTTTGTGGGTTGCGATATTGGTGGATTTGCTGGTAACGCCACAGCTGAATTATTCGCTCGGTGGATGCAGGTAGGAATGCTTTATCCATTGATGCGCGGCCACTCGGCAATGTCTACTGCTCGTCATGAACCTTGGGTATTTGGCGATCGCGTTGAAGATATCTGTCGAGAATACATTAACTTACGTTATCAACTACTTCCTTATATCTACACTCTTTTTTGGGAAGCGGTAACAACAGGCGCACCGATTTTAAGACCATTATTGTACCACTTCCCCAACGATCCGAAAACTTACACTCTCTACGATCAAGTATTGTTAGGTGCGTCGCTGATGGCTGCACCAATTTATCGCCCTGGAGTTGAGCATCGGTCTGTCTACTTACCCGCTGGCACTTGGTATGATTGGTGGAGTGGCGATCGCTATGAAGGCCCGATTCACATTCTTGCCCATGCACCACTGGAAAGAATGCCACTGTATGTCCGTGGTGGTGCGATCGTTCCCATGCAACCTGTCAGACAATACGTTGATCAAGCCCCACTCGACGAGATCCGATTACGGATTTGGACTGGTAATAATGAATATCAGCTATTTGAAGATGATGGAAAAACAAAAGAGTATCAAAATACAAAATTTTCATCAATGAAAATAAGTGTATTTACTGATATTAGTCAAATAATAGTGGAAATTGAAGCGAGAGAAGGGGAATGGACACCCCCACCGCGTGAAGTGATTGTAGAAGTTGTTGGTATTGGAGAGCAACGTTTCCAAGACGATGGTCAGCATCATACTCTGCAATTTTGA
- a CDS encoding phosphoribosyltransferase produces MLFKDRRFAGQVLARELAAYANRPDVLILGLPRGGVPVAFEVAKVLNAPLDILVVRKLGVPDQEELAMGAIASGGVRIINEYIISLVKISDEVIARVAVQEERELERRERLYRGNRPFPDLQGRTVILVDDGLATGATMWAAVVAVRKQQPAQIVIAVPVAAPETCQELEAEVDEIVCVSTPSPFHSVGLWYKDFPQTTDEEVRDLLAKATKNGEEYLSASR; encoded by the coding sequence ATGCTATTCAAAGATCGGAGATTTGCGGGTCAAGTTTTGGCTAGGGAGTTAGCGGCTTATGCTAACCGCCCAGATGTCTTGATATTAGGTCTACCCAGGGGTGGCGTACCCGTTGCTTTTGAAGTTGCCAAAGTATTAAATGCTCCCTTAGATATTTTGGTGGTACGTAAATTGGGTGTACCTGATCAAGAAGAACTAGCTATGGGAGCGATCGCATCTGGTGGTGTGCGGATAATTAATGAATATATTATCAGCCTGGTGAAGATATCCGACGAAGTAATTGCCAGAGTTGCAGTCCAAGAAGAACGGGAGTTAGAACGACGAGAACGGCTTTATCGCGGAAATCGCCCCTTTCCAGACTTACAGGGACGCACAGTCATCTTGGTAGATGATGGTTTAGCCACAGGTGCAACTATGTGGGCTGCTGTTGTGGCTGTACGAAAGCAGCAACCGGCTCAGATTGTGATTGCTGTGCCTGTAGCCGCACCTGAAACTTGCCAAGAGTTGGAAGCTGAGGTAGACGAAATCGTTTGCGTCTCGACACCTAGTCCTTTCCACAGCGTTGGTCTTTGGTACAAAGACTTTCCCCAAACTACCGATGAAGAAGTCCGCGACTTACTCGCAAAAGCCACAAAGAATGGTGAAGAATATCTCTCGGCATCTAGATAA
- a CDS encoding GUN4 domain-containing protein, translating to MLTKQQRQLITYEAISIYERSYQLPVLKNNGVKTVQKKIRERQRLIKEGVRYHHKLGGIIKRKEEISQGEMFDEIQLFIKDYSHIIDFLETYQDSYHNFLLTLTDDLKTLFKHKYLEIKNLEEERRKLELKNEKNPKILDGLRWEKQENFKAVLLLSNAYFLMLEKIRLLGEGIKNLAEDTKNQKEIVRQIVKDLEVHQEIYEYQRKAYKVRQDIAKIAHTAINFENSLQDYFSPFQSLIDEVVKVDEYFYTTVGDIKNLGDSILKNQSNLFNLKENEAISETFLDFMVTSYDKKTRLKDAFIQSQLLDWQIHNFDLSENGVFLDKGIDLISNYISKQLTDQRAEVNFVSTAPLSTVEETGLMGLTNNNVRLTKEFSSNQDIDYTQLQDLLAQHKWKEADIETTKLMLKVMNKNYWNEVYKEDIDNFSCQELHTIDQLWEQYSYGYFGFSIQQTIWSEMGGQVDYETEKRLGDRLGWRKEGNWLDYEQLTFKLSPMTPMGHLPAKWLHYDQDSFDLSAKSSTEHLSMGAWRVKSWLVWQMHLFFSRAKSCSETFPCVNHTFVNNRKN from the coding sequence ATGTTAACTAAACAGCAAAGACAACTAATTACTTACGAAGCTATTTCAATTTATGAACGAAGCTATCAATTACCAGTTCTCAAGAATAACGGTGTAAAAACAGTTCAGAAAAAAATTAGAGAACGTCAAAGATTAATTAAAGAAGGTGTACGATATCATCATAAGCTTGGTGGGATAATTAAACGAAAAGAAGAAATTAGCCAGGGAGAAATGTTTGATGAAATCCAATTATTTATTAAGGACTACAGTCATATTATTGATTTTCTAGAAACTTATCAGGATAGTTATCATAATTTTTTACTAACTCTTACAGACGATTTAAAAACATTATTTAAACATAAGTATTTGGAAATAAAAAATTTAGAAGAGGAAAGAAGAAAACTAGAACTAAAAAATGAGAAAAATCCGAAAATTCTTGATGGCTTAAGATGGGAGAAGCAAGAAAACTTTAAAGCAGTTTTACTGTTGAGCAATGCTTATTTTTTAATGTTAGAAAAAATTCGATTGCTTGGTGAAGGAATTAAAAACCTTGCAGAAGATACTAAAAATCAAAAAGAGATTGTTCGGCAAATAGTTAAAGATTTAGAAGTACATCAAGAAATTTACGAATATCAAAGAAAAGCCTATAAGGTTCGTCAAGATATAGCAAAAATTGCCCATACTGCAATTAATTTTGAAAATTCTTTACAAGATTACTTTAGTCCCTTTCAATCTTTAATAGATGAAGTCGTAAAAGTAGATGAATATTTCTATACAACTGTCGGAGATATTAAAAATCTAGGTGATAGTATTTTAAAGAATCAATCCAATTTATTTAATCTTAAAGAAAACGAGGCAATTTCTGAAACTTTCCTCGATTTTATGGTGACAAGTTATGATAAAAAAACTAGATTAAAAGATGCTTTTATTCAATCTCAATTACTAGATTGGCAAATCCATAATTTTGATTTGAGCGAAAATGGCGTCTTTTTAGACAAGGGTATTGATTTAATATCAAACTATATATCTAAGCAACTCACTGATCAAAGAGCAGAAGTAAATTTTGTCTCTACAGCACCTCTATCTACTGTTGAAGAAACAGGATTGATGGGACTGACTAATAACAATGTTAGGTTGACAAAAGAATTTTCCAGCAATCAAGATATTGATTATACCCAATTGCAGGATCTACTCGCGCAGCATAAGTGGAAAGAAGCTGACATTGAAACCACTAAGCTAATGCTAAAAGTCATGAATAAGAATTATTGGAATGAAGTTTACAAGGAAGATATTGATAACTTTTCTTGTCAAGAACTCCACACCATTGATCAACTTTGGGAACAATATAGTTATGGTTATTTCGGCTTCAGTATTCAGCAAACTATCTGGAGCGAAATGGGTGGTCAAGTAGACTATGAAACAGAGAAGAGGCTCGGCGATCGCCTTGGTTGGCGAAAAGAGGGAAACTGGCTAGACTATGAGCAATTAACTTTTAAATTGTCTCCGATGACACCGATGGGACACTTACCAGCCAAATGGTTACACTATGACCAAGATAGCTTTGACTTATCCGCAAAATCATCTACAGAACACCTTTCAATGGGAGCTTGGCGGGTAAAGTCTTGGTTAGTTTGGCAGATGCACTTATTTTTTTCTCGTGCAAAAAGTTGTAGCGAAACTTTCCCATGTGTTAATCACACATTTGTTAATAATAGGAAAAACTAG